The following coding sequences lie in one Crassostrea angulata isolate pt1a10 chromosome 10, ASM2561291v2, whole genome shotgun sequence genomic window:
- the LOC128165588 gene encoding protein FAM13B-like isoform X3: protein MRVNVKEGSGNHFYSTPASETTSKTVNSKMSSVDKMKKLLSPGTRKKGLGNRTFGVPLEELMSRAASGASVPYVVSKICEHIRDKGFETEGIFRINGSTRIVEKYRTSFDMRGDADLNEEEDLMAVASLLKLFLREIPESLIPENKTQRFIAVQEDYQNNPAGCISGLRLELQGLGEVHYNLLRYLIRFLVVVAQYERTNKMSPMSLAIVFGPNLFRCGQGVIGLKDQGKINQIVYKFITNYDALFKEENEISPCDEWVKQKQKAPPRPPPPKLLVEEHRPVPKPRSMVRTDPYDSSSYQDTEDYSEGSSSNTQGRSHSPRGSDDEIAGRASPFVLDSDGGFSMIESPLPSARTSEMVENVIARSIKEHLFGDDVSMCETFIEEEEDRSSKTVKQTQPKAELMDTSPTQQQQRMNGFTHKSVSHSSKENDVHQDEDFESVKRDSGTLSSLQFKRPAGPRNRRSPSRRSRSNSLEDKEEIELDTQSRNDNASHELETSTLTDTKPSREREPIPKPRVAFLELTNHTENKSSPDASPSNARKPFIPPLDLSTLHEHIDSSDPIPADKGQSVSYQLAKSQINGGDTPDVVISPRSNKLIKRKSNQEDLEAPLSPSAYQHSPPSSVPMNTDVAPSPVNQDHYKHSSANLENDITTKIKQQSKKLHALKKKVKHFEENFEKENGYKPSLADKASKPTVKKWMNDISKAKREIKRLKEEAEIGNRSRHGSGASSSGERLEPPDIPPSMEQTLNIILLKLGDKRRDAKRPEDVDMMNSDQILDEKLAVQKALLHFENLHGRPKTREEKDLMRPLYDRYRKIKRLLSKPNSPREKKELQTVPEDRPIEFEGGFPNPYRPSVRIPTAHYDDFDEVPMSTGLGTLGTMDFAVTRDFSVLRDTVRPESKEVTRKEHSPKVKRKLSLPEEEEEEEESPQNQEPNLHEMSISELQDELLKSKGEKKRIRRTLRNFEEDFFQKNGRKVQRDDREPLQTEYTCYKQVKAKLKLLEALLSKLQTTDEV, encoded by the exons ATGAGAGTAAATGTAAAGGAAGGATCTGGGAACCACTTCTATTCCACGCCAGCCTCTGAGACAACA TCAAAGACAGTGAATTCTAAAATGTCTTCAGTGGACAAGATGAAGAAGCTACTGAGTCCAGGCACTCGCAAAAAAGGGTTGGGGAACAGAACATTTGGGGTGCCTCTAGAAGAGCTCATGTCCCGAGCAGCCTCAGGAGCCAGTGTGCCCTACGTAGTCAGTAAAATATGCGAACATATACGTGACAAAG GATTTGAAACAGAGGGAATTTTCCGAATTAACGGCAGCACAAGAATAGTAGAGAAGTATCGCACAAGTTTTGACATGCGTGGAGACGCAGACTTGAATGAAGAAGAAGACCTAATGGCAGTAGCTAGCCTGCTGAAGCTGTTTTTAAGGGAAATACCAGAGTCATTGATTCCAGAGAATAAAACTCAGAGGTTCATAGCAGTCCAGGAAG ATTATCAGAACAACCCTGCTGGATGTATTTCTGGCCTGAGGTTGGAGCTGCAGGGTCTGGGGGAGGTTCACTATAACCTCCTAAGGTATCTGATCCGATTCCTTGTGGTGGTGGCCCAGTATGAACGCACTAACAAAATGAGCCCCATGTCACTGGCCATCGTGTTTGGACCAAACTTATTTAG ATGTGGCCAGGGAGTCATAGGATTGAAGGACCAGGGGAAAATCAATCAAATTGTGTACAAGTTTATCACCAATTACGATGCTCTGTTCAAGGAGGAGAATGAAATCTCACCATGTGATGAATGG GTCAAACAAAAGCAAAAGGCCCCACCCAGACCACCCCCTCCTAAACTCCTTGTAGAGGAGCACAGACCTGTTCCAAAACCTAGAAGTATG GTGAGAACAGACCCGTATGACAGCTCCTCGTACCAGGACACAGAGGACTACAGTGAGGGATCATCCAGTAACACCCAGGGACGGAGTCACAGCCCCCGCGGTAGTGACGATGAAATCGCTGGCAGGGCCTCACCTTTTGTACTCGACAG TGATGGAGGCTTCAGCATGATAGAATCCCCATTGCCGTCAGCAAGAACGTCAGA GATGGTAGAGAATGTGATAGCCCGCTCTATAAAGGAGCACCTGTTCGGGGATGATGTCAGTATGTGTGAGACTTTTATCGAAGAGGAAGAAGACAG ATCCTCCAAGACTGTGAAGCAGACACAACCAAAGGCTGAACTCATGGACACGTCACCAACACAG CAACAGCAGAGGATGAATGGATTCACTCATAAATCAGTCTCACATAG TTCAAAAGAAAATGATGTTCACCAAGATGAAGATTTTGAGAGTGTGAAGAGAGACTCTGGAACCCTATCATCA CTTCAGTTCAAGAGACCTGCAGGTCCTAGAAATCGTCGATCTCCAAGCAGACGGTCACGCAGTAACTCGTTAGAAGACAAGGAGGAGATTGAACTGGACACTCAGTCTAGAAACGACAATGCTTCACATGAGTTGGAGACCTCAACACTCACAGACACAAAACCCAGCAGAGAGAGGGAGCCAATCCCAAAACCACGCGTAGCTTTCCTGGAACTCACAAACCACACGGAGAACAAGAGTTCTCCTGATGCCTCACCCAGCAATGCCAGGAAACCGTTCATTCCCCCGCTAGACCTGTCTACACTCCATGAACACATTGATAGTTCAG ATCCTATCCCTGCTGATAAAGGACAGTCTGTCTCCTACCAGTTAGCCAAGTCCCAGATCAACGGAGGGGACACCCCTGATGTGGTCATCTCTCCACGCAGCAACAAACTCATCAAAAGGAAATCCAA TCAGGAGGATCTGGAAGCCCCTCTATCCCCCAGTGCCTATCAGCACAGCCCCCCATCCAG TGTGCCAATGAATACTGATGTTGCACCATCACCTGTTAACCAAGATCATTATAAACACAG CTCAGCAAACTTAGAAAATGACATCACaaccaaaataaaacaacaaagcaAGAAATTACATG ctTTAAAGAAAAAGGTGAAGCATTTTgaagaaaactttgaaaaagaaaatggatACAAG CCATCTCTTGCTGACAAAGCCAGCAAGCCAACTGTGAAAAAGTGGATGAATGACATTTCCAAAGCAAAACGAGAAATTAAGA GATTGAAAGAGGAGGCAGAGATTGGGAACCGAAGTCGCCATGGCAGTGGAGCCTCTTCCAGTGGAGAGCGACTAGAACCTCCGGATATTCCACCATCCATGGAGCAAACATTGAACATCATCTTACTGAAGCTGGGAGACAAGAGACGAGATGCCAAACGGCCTGAAGATGTGGAT ATGATGAATAGTGACCAGATTTTAGACGAAAAGTTAGCAGTTCAGAAAGCTCTGCTTCACTTCGAAAATCTTCATGGAAGACCA AAAACAAGAGAAGAAAAAGATTTGATGAGACCTTTGTATGACAGATATAGAAAAATCAAGCGACTTTTGTCAAAACCAAACTCC cCAAGAGAAAAGAAGGAGCTTCAAACAGTGCCTGAAGATAGACCAATAGAATTTGAAGGAGGTTTCCCTAACCCCTAT AGGCCATCAGTGCGAATCCCCACCGCCCACTATGATGATTTTGATGAGGTTCCCATGAGTACTGGACTTGGAACACTGGGGACCATGGACTTTGCCGTCACTAGGGACTTCTCTGTCCTTCGTGACACAGTGAGACCCGAGTCTAAGGAGGTGACTAGGAAGGAGCATTCTCCCAAAGTCAAGAGGAAACTGAGCCTGCCtgaagaggaggaggaggaggaggagagcCCCCAGAACCAGGAACCAAACCTCCATGAAATGTCCAT aTCTGAGCTTCAAGATGAGTTATTAAAGTCAAAAggagaaaagaaaagaatacgCAGGACTTTGAGAAACTtcgaagaagatttttttcagaaaaatggaag GAAGGTACAGAGGGATGACAGAGAACCATTACAAACAGAATACACATGTTACAAG
- the LOC128165588 gene encoding protein FAM13A-like isoform X1, translating into MRVNVKEGSGNHFYSTPASETTSKTVNSKMSSVDKMKKLLSPGTRKKGLGNRTFGVPLEELMSRAASGASVPYVVSKICEHIRDKGFETEGIFRINGSTRIVEKYRTSFDMRGDADLNEEEDLMAVASLLKLFLREIPESLIPENKTQRFIAVQEDYQNNPAGCISGLRLELQGLGEVHYNLLRYLIRFLVVVAQYERTNKMSPMSLAIVFGPNLFRCGQGVIGLKDQGKINQIVYKFITNYDALFKEENEISPCDEWVKQKQKAPPRPPPPKLLVEEHRPVPKPRSMVRTDPYDSSSYQDTEDYSEGSSSNTQGRSHSPRGSDDEIAGRASPFVLDSDGGFSMIESPLPSARTSEMVENVIARSIKEHLFGDDVSMCETFIEEEEDSKENLENAIPVKDRIKQFESNPHTSEILRSSKTVKQTQPKAELMDTSPTQQQQRMNGFTHKSVSHSSKENDVHQDEDFESVKRDSGTLSSLQFKRPAGPRNRRSPSRRSRSNSLEDKEEIELDTQSRNDNASHELETSTLTDTKPSREREPIPKPRVAFLELTNHTENKSSPDASPSNARKPFIPPLDLSTLHEHIDSSDPIPADKGQSVSYQLAKSQINGGDTPDVVISPRSNKLIKRKSNQEDLEAPLSPSAYQHSPPSSVPMNTDVAPSPVNQDHYKHSSANLENDITTKIKQQSKKLHALKKKVKHFEENFEKENGYKPSLADKASKPTVKKWMNDISKAKREIKRLKEEAEIGNRSRHGSGASSSGERLEPPDIPPSMEQTLNIILLKLGDKRRDAKRPEDVDMMNSDQILDEKLAVQKALLHFENLHGRPKTREEKDLMRPLYDRYRKIKRLLSKPNSPREKKELQTVPEDRPIEFEGGFPNPYRPSVRIPTAHYDDFDEVPMSTGLGTLGTMDFAVTRDFSVLRDTVRPESKEVTRKEHSPKVKRKLSLPEEEEEEEESPQNQEPNLHEMSISELQDELLKSKGEKKRIRRTLRNFEEDFFQKNGRKVQRDDREPLQTEYTCYKQVKAKLKLLEALLSKLQTTDEV; encoded by the exons ATGAGAGTAAATGTAAAGGAAGGATCTGGGAACCACTTCTATTCCACGCCAGCCTCTGAGACAACA TCAAAGACAGTGAATTCTAAAATGTCTTCAGTGGACAAGATGAAGAAGCTACTGAGTCCAGGCACTCGCAAAAAAGGGTTGGGGAACAGAACATTTGGGGTGCCTCTAGAAGAGCTCATGTCCCGAGCAGCCTCAGGAGCCAGTGTGCCCTACGTAGTCAGTAAAATATGCGAACATATACGTGACAAAG GATTTGAAACAGAGGGAATTTTCCGAATTAACGGCAGCACAAGAATAGTAGAGAAGTATCGCACAAGTTTTGACATGCGTGGAGACGCAGACTTGAATGAAGAAGAAGACCTAATGGCAGTAGCTAGCCTGCTGAAGCTGTTTTTAAGGGAAATACCAGAGTCATTGATTCCAGAGAATAAAACTCAGAGGTTCATAGCAGTCCAGGAAG ATTATCAGAACAACCCTGCTGGATGTATTTCTGGCCTGAGGTTGGAGCTGCAGGGTCTGGGGGAGGTTCACTATAACCTCCTAAGGTATCTGATCCGATTCCTTGTGGTGGTGGCCCAGTATGAACGCACTAACAAAATGAGCCCCATGTCACTGGCCATCGTGTTTGGACCAAACTTATTTAG ATGTGGCCAGGGAGTCATAGGATTGAAGGACCAGGGGAAAATCAATCAAATTGTGTACAAGTTTATCACCAATTACGATGCTCTGTTCAAGGAGGAGAATGAAATCTCACCATGTGATGAATGG GTCAAACAAAAGCAAAAGGCCCCACCCAGACCACCCCCTCCTAAACTCCTTGTAGAGGAGCACAGACCTGTTCCAAAACCTAGAAGTATG GTGAGAACAGACCCGTATGACAGCTCCTCGTACCAGGACACAGAGGACTACAGTGAGGGATCATCCAGTAACACCCAGGGACGGAGTCACAGCCCCCGCGGTAGTGACGATGAAATCGCTGGCAGGGCCTCACCTTTTGTACTCGACAG TGATGGAGGCTTCAGCATGATAGAATCCCCATTGCCGTCAGCAAGAACGTCAGA GATGGTAGAGAATGTGATAGCCCGCTCTATAAAGGAGCACCTGTTCGGGGATGATGTCAGTATGTGTGAGACTTTTATCGAAGAGGAAGAAGACAG TAAAGAGAATTTGGAGAATGCGATTCCAGTGAAAGATCGTATTAAACAATTTGAATCAAATCCACACACCTCTGAAATACTTAGATCCTCCAAGACTGTGAAGCAGACACAACCAAAGGCTGAACTCATGGACACGTCACCAACACAG CAACAGCAGAGGATGAATGGATTCACTCATAAATCAGTCTCACATAG TTCAAAAGAAAATGATGTTCACCAAGATGAAGATTTTGAGAGTGTGAAGAGAGACTCTGGAACCCTATCATCA CTTCAGTTCAAGAGACCTGCAGGTCCTAGAAATCGTCGATCTCCAAGCAGACGGTCACGCAGTAACTCGTTAGAAGACAAGGAGGAGATTGAACTGGACACTCAGTCTAGAAACGACAATGCTTCACATGAGTTGGAGACCTCAACACTCACAGACACAAAACCCAGCAGAGAGAGGGAGCCAATCCCAAAACCACGCGTAGCTTTCCTGGAACTCACAAACCACACGGAGAACAAGAGTTCTCCTGATGCCTCACCCAGCAATGCCAGGAAACCGTTCATTCCCCCGCTAGACCTGTCTACACTCCATGAACACATTGATAGTTCAG ATCCTATCCCTGCTGATAAAGGACAGTCTGTCTCCTACCAGTTAGCCAAGTCCCAGATCAACGGAGGGGACACCCCTGATGTGGTCATCTCTCCACGCAGCAACAAACTCATCAAAAGGAAATCCAA TCAGGAGGATCTGGAAGCCCCTCTATCCCCCAGTGCCTATCAGCACAGCCCCCCATCCAG TGTGCCAATGAATACTGATGTTGCACCATCACCTGTTAACCAAGATCATTATAAACACAG CTCAGCAAACTTAGAAAATGACATCACaaccaaaataaaacaacaaagcaAGAAATTACATG ctTTAAAGAAAAAGGTGAAGCATTTTgaagaaaactttgaaaaagaaaatggatACAAG CCATCTCTTGCTGACAAAGCCAGCAAGCCAACTGTGAAAAAGTGGATGAATGACATTTCCAAAGCAAAACGAGAAATTAAGA GATTGAAAGAGGAGGCAGAGATTGGGAACCGAAGTCGCCATGGCAGTGGAGCCTCTTCCAGTGGAGAGCGACTAGAACCTCCGGATATTCCACCATCCATGGAGCAAACATTGAACATCATCTTACTGAAGCTGGGAGACAAGAGACGAGATGCCAAACGGCCTGAAGATGTGGAT ATGATGAATAGTGACCAGATTTTAGACGAAAAGTTAGCAGTTCAGAAAGCTCTGCTTCACTTCGAAAATCTTCATGGAAGACCA AAAACAAGAGAAGAAAAAGATTTGATGAGACCTTTGTATGACAGATATAGAAAAATCAAGCGACTTTTGTCAAAACCAAACTCC cCAAGAGAAAAGAAGGAGCTTCAAACAGTGCCTGAAGATAGACCAATAGAATTTGAAGGAGGTTTCCCTAACCCCTAT AGGCCATCAGTGCGAATCCCCACCGCCCACTATGATGATTTTGATGAGGTTCCCATGAGTACTGGACTTGGAACACTGGGGACCATGGACTTTGCCGTCACTAGGGACTTCTCTGTCCTTCGTGACACAGTGAGACCCGAGTCTAAGGAGGTGACTAGGAAGGAGCATTCTCCCAAAGTCAAGAGGAAACTGAGCCTGCCtgaagaggaggaggaggaggaggagagcCCCCAGAACCAGGAACCAAACCTCCATGAAATGTCCAT aTCTGAGCTTCAAGATGAGTTATTAAAGTCAAAAggagaaaagaaaagaatacgCAGGACTTTGAGAAACTtcgaagaagatttttttcagaaaaatggaag GAAGGTACAGAGGGATGACAGAGAACCATTACAAACAGAATACACATGTTACAAG
- the LOC128165588 gene encoding protein FAM13A-like isoform X2, with product MRVNVKEGSGNHFYSTPASETTSKTVNSKMSSVDKMKKLLSPGTRKKGLGNRTFGVPLEELMSRAASGASVPYVVSKICEHIRDKGFETEGIFRINGSTRIVEKYRTSFDMRGDADLNEEEDLMAVASLLKLFLREIPESLIPENKTQRFIAVQEDYQNNPAGCISGLRLELQGLGEVHYNLLRYLIRFLVVVAQYERTNKMSPMSLAIVFGPNLFRCGQGVIGLKDQGKINQIVYKFITNYDALFKEENEISPCDEWVKQKQKAPPRPPPPKLLVEEHRPVPKPRSMVRTDPYDSSSYQDTEDYSEGSSSNTQGRSHSPRGSDDEIAGRASPFVLDSDGGFSMIESPLPSARTSEMVENVIARSIKEHLFGDDVSMCETFIEEEEDSKENLENAIPVKDRIKQFESNPHTSEILRSSKTVKQTQPKAELMDTSPTQQQQRMNGFTHKSVSHSSKENDVHQDEDFESVKRDSGTLSSLQFKRPAGPRNRRSPSRRSRSNSLEDKEEIELDTQSRNDNASHELETSTLTDTKPSREREPIPKPRVAFLELTNHTENKSSPDASPSNARKPFIPPLDLSTLHEHIDSSDPIPADKGQSVSYQLAKSQINGGDTPDVVISPRSNKLIKRKSNVPMNTDVAPSPVNQDHYKHSSANLENDITTKIKQQSKKLHALKKKVKHFEENFEKENGYKPSLADKASKPTVKKWMNDISKAKREIKRLKEEAEIGNRSRHGSGASSSGERLEPPDIPPSMEQTLNIILLKLGDKRRDAKRPEDVDMMNSDQILDEKLAVQKALLHFENLHGRPKTREEKDLMRPLYDRYRKIKRLLSKPNSPREKKELQTVPEDRPIEFEGGFPNPYRPSVRIPTAHYDDFDEVPMSTGLGTLGTMDFAVTRDFSVLRDTVRPESKEVTRKEHSPKVKRKLSLPEEEEEEEESPQNQEPNLHEMSISELQDELLKSKGEKKRIRRTLRNFEEDFFQKNGRKVQRDDREPLQTEYTCYKQVKAKLKLLEALLSKLQTTDEV from the exons ATGAGAGTAAATGTAAAGGAAGGATCTGGGAACCACTTCTATTCCACGCCAGCCTCTGAGACAACA TCAAAGACAGTGAATTCTAAAATGTCTTCAGTGGACAAGATGAAGAAGCTACTGAGTCCAGGCACTCGCAAAAAAGGGTTGGGGAACAGAACATTTGGGGTGCCTCTAGAAGAGCTCATGTCCCGAGCAGCCTCAGGAGCCAGTGTGCCCTACGTAGTCAGTAAAATATGCGAACATATACGTGACAAAG GATTTGAAACAGAGGGAATTTTCCGAATTAACGGCAGCACAAGAATAGTAGAGAAGTATCGCACAAGTTTTGACATGCGTGGAGACGCAGACTTGAATGAAGAAGAAGACCTAATGGCAGTAGCTAGCCTGCTGAAGCTGTTTTTAAGGGAAATACCAGAGTCATTGATTCCAGAGAATAAAACTCAGAGGTTCATAGCAGTCCAGGAAG ATTATCAGAACAACCCTGCTGGATGTATTTCTGGCCTGAGGTTGGAGCTGCAGGGTCTGGGGGAGGTTCACTATAACCTCCTAAGGTATCTGATCCGATTCCTTGTGGTGGTGGCCCAGTATGAACGCACTAACAAAATGAGCCCCATGTCACTGGCCATCGTGTTTGGACCAAACTTATTTAG ATGTGGCCAGGGAGTCATAGGATTGAAGGACCAGGGGAAAATCAATCAAATTGTGTACAAGTTTATCACCAATTACGATGCTCTGTTCAAGGAGGAGAATGAAATCTCACCATGTGATGAATGG GTCAAACAAAAGCAAAAGGCCCCACCCAGACCACCCCCTCCTAAACTCCTTGTAGAGGAGCACAGACCTGTTCCAAAACCTAGAAGTATG GTGAGAACAGACCCGTATGACAGCTCCTCGTACCAGGACACAGAGGACTACAGTGAGGGATCATCCAGTAACACCCAGGGACGGAGTCACAGCCCCCGCGGTAGTGACGATGAAATCGCTGGCAGGGCCTCACCTTTTGTACTCGACAG TGATGGAGGCTTCAGCATGATAGAATCCCCATTGCCGTCAGCAAGAACGTCAGA GATGGTAGAGAATGTGATAGCCCGCTCTATAAAGGAGCACCTGTTCGGGGATGATGTCAGTATGTGTGAGACTTTTATCGAAGAGGAAGAAGACAG TAAAGAGAATTTGGAGAATGCGATTCCAGTGAAAGATCGTATTAAACAATTTGAATCAAATCCACACACCTCTGAAATACTTAGATCCTCCAAGACTGTGAAGCAGACACAACCAAAGGCTGAACTCATGGACACGTCACCAACACAG CAACAGCAGAGGATGAATGGATTCACTCATAAATCAGTCTCACATAG TTCAAAAGAAAATGATGTTCACCAAGATGAAGATTTTGAGAGTGTGAAGAGAGACTCTGGAACCCTATCATCA CTTCAGTTCAAGAGACCTGCAGGTCCTAGAAATCGTCGATCTCCAAGCAGACGGTCACGCAGTAACTCGTTAGAAGACAAGGAGGAGATTGAACTGGACACTCAGTCTAGAAACGACAATGCTTCACATGAGTTGGAGACCTCAACACTCACAGACACAAAACCCAGCAGAGAGAGGGAGCCAATCCCAAAACCACGCGTAGCTTTCCTGGAACTCACAAACCACACGGAGAACAAGAGTTCTCCTGATGCCTCACCCAGCAATGCCAGGAAACCGTTCATTCCCCCGCTAGACCTGTCTACACTCCATGAACACATTGATAGTTCAG ATCCTATCCCTGCTGATAAAGGACAGTCTGTCTCCTACCAGTTAGCCAAGTCCCAGATCAACGGAGGGGACACCCCTGATGTGGTCATCTCTCCACGCAGCAACAAACTCATCAAAAGGAAATCCAA TGTGCCAATGAATACTGATGTTGCACCATCACCTGTTAACCAAGATCATTATAAACACAG CTCAGCAAACTTAGAAAATGACATCACaaccaaaataaaacaacaaagcaAGAAATTACATG ctTTAAAGAAAAAGGTGAAGCATTTTgaagaaaactttgaaaaagaaaatggatACAAG CCATCTCTTGCTGACAAAGCCAGCAAGCCAACTGTGAAAAAGTGGATGAATGACATTTCCAAAGCAAAACGAGAAATTAAGA GATTGAAAGAGGAGGCAGAGATTGGGAACCGAAGTCGCCATGGCAGTGGAGCCTCTTCCAGTGGAGAGCGACTAGAACCTCCGGATATTCCACCATCCATGGAGCAAACATTGAACATCATCTTACTGAAGCTGGGAGACAAGAGACGAGATGCCAAACGGCCTGAAGATGTGGAT ATGATGAATAGTGACCAGATTTTAGACGAAAAGTTAGCAGTTCAGAAAGCTCTGCTTCACTTCGAAAATCTTCATGGAAGACCA AAAACAAGAGAAGAAAAAGATTTGATGAGACCTTTGTATGACAGATATAGAAAAATCAAGCGACTTTTGTCAAAACCAAACTCC cCAAGAGAAAAGAAGGAGCTTCAAACAGTGCCTGAAGATAGACCAATAGAATTTGAAGGAGGTTTCCCTAACCCCTAT AGGCCATCAGTGCGAATCCCCACCGCCCACTATGATGATTTTGATGAGGTTCCCATGAGTACTGGACTTGGAACACTGGGGACCATGGACTTTGCCGTCACTAGGGACTTCTCTGTCCTTCGTGACACAGTGAGACCCGAGTCTAAGGAGGTGACTAGGAAGGAGCATTCTCCCAAAGTCAAGAGGAAACTGAGCCTGCCtgaagaggaggaggaggaggaggagagcCCCCAGAACCAGGAACCAAACCTCCATGAAATGTCCAT aTCTGAGCTTCAAGATGAGTTATTAAAGTCAAAAggagaaaagaaaagaatacgCAGGACTTTGAGAAACTtcgaagaagatttttttcagaaaaatggaag GAAGGTACAGAGGGATGACAGAGAACCATTACAAACAGAATACACATGTTACAAG